CCGCGCCGCGCCCGGTTCCGACGGCTGCGCCGCCTTGACCGGCCCGGCCGCCACGGGCAAGGCGGTGCCAATCGAAGGACTCCTGCCGCCATGAAACGCCCCCTGTTCCTGTTGCGCCTTGGCGCCCTTGCCCTTGTGGCGGTGCTGCCGCAGGCGGCGCTGGCCGAATCCTATCCGCTGGAAATCCGCCATGCCTTCGGCACCACCGTCCTGACCGAAAAGCCGGTCCGCATCGCCACGGTGGCCTGGAGCAACCACGAGGTGCCGCTGGCGCTGGGGGTGGTACCGGTGGGCTTTGCGCGGGCGAATTTCGGCGATGACGACGGGGATGGCATCCTGCCCTGGGTCGAGGCGCGTCTGGCGGAACTGGGCGCCCCGCCGCCGGTGCTCTTTGACGAGGGCGACGGGATCGACTTCGAGGCGGTGGCGGCGACCGAGCCCGATGTGATCCTGGCGGCCTATTCCGGCCTTTCCGCGCAGGATTATGCCACGCTCAGCCGCATCGCCCCGGTGGTGGCCTATCCGCAAGCGCCCTGGACGACGGATTGGCGCCAGATGATCGCGCTGAACAGCGCGGGTATGGGCATGGCCGCCGAGGGGCAGGCGCTGATTGCGCGGCTCGACGCCCAAATTGCGAAGACCCGCGCGGAACATCCTGAATTCGCGGGAAAAACCGCGATGTTCGTGACCCATCTGGCGGCGCAGGATCTGAGCCGGATCGGCTTTTACACCGAGCGCGATGCCCGGGTGCAGTTCTTTCGCGACCTGGGCTTTGACGCGCCGCAGATGGTGCGGGAGGCCGCCGCGGGGGGCGCCTTTTCGGCCGAGGTCAGCGCCGAGCTGATCGACAGCCTGGCCGATGTCGACGTGCTGGTGACCTATGGCGGCGCGGCTTTGCGTGACAGCCTGTCAAGCGATCTTCTGACCGCGCAGCTGCCCGCAGTGCGGCGCGGCGCGCTGGTGATGCTCGACAATGACCCGATGGGCACCGCGGCCAATCCCACGCCGATGTCGCTGCCCTGGGTGCTGGAGGCCTATGCCGACCGGCTCTCGGCGGCGGTGACGGCGGGGCGATGAGCGGGCAGACGATGCGCGGGCAGACGGCAATCGGGCAGGCGGGCAGGGTGTTCCGCGGGCTGATGGCCGTGGCGGCGCTGACGGTCGTTGTCGGGCTGTCGCTGGGCCTTGGCGCGCGGTCGGTCGGGCTGGCGGATCTCTGGATCGGGTTGACCGGCACGCCGCACACCATCGCCGAGGCGGCGGTGGCGGCGCGGCTGCCGCGCACGGTTCTGGCGGCGCTCGCCGGGGCTTCGC
This DNA window, taken from Rhodobacter capsulatus SB 1003, encodes the following:
- a CDS encoding iron-siderophore ABC transporter substrate-binding protein — translated: MKRPLFLLRLGALALVAVLPQAALAESYPLEIRHAFGTTVLTEKPVRIATVAWSNHEVPLALGVVPVGFARANFGDDDGDGILPWVEARLAELGAPPPVLFDEGDGIDFEAVAATEPDVILAAYSGLSAQDYATLSRIAPVVAYPQAPWTTDWRQMIALNSAGMGMAAEGQALIARLDAQIAKTRAEHPEFAGKTAMFVTHLAAQDLSRIGFYTERDARVQFFRDLGFDAPQMVREAAAGGAFSAEVSAELIDSLADVDVLVTYGGAALRDSLSSDLLTAQLPAVRRGALVMLDNDPMGTAANPTPMSLPWVLEAYADRLSAAVTAGR